In a single window of the Acyrthosiphon pisum isolate AL4f chromosome X, pea_aphid_22Mar2018_4r6ur, whole genome shotgun sequence genome:
- the LOC100161197 gene encoding RNA polymerase-associated protein CTR9 homolog isoform X1 — protein sequence MVNPIEIPLKDSDEVIEIQLDKLPEYDEVLGILKSERSNLHIWVNLALEYYKRGNSAALVKLLESSRSNASLEYKDSDKDQMRALDMLAAYYVQSANREKSKDKRRELFAKATQLYTTADKIIMYDTNHLLGRAFFCLLEGDKIDQADAQFNFVLNQSSNNIPAQLGKACIAFNRKDFRGALAYYKKVLRSNPQCPADVRLGMAHCFLKLGNAEKARLAFERAIQLDSKCVGALVGLAILKLNGENPGDIKLGVNMLSKAYTIDTTNPMVLNHLSNHFFFKKDYTKYELLARHALQNTENEAMRAESCYQMARAFHVQNNYDQAFQYYYQATQFAPVTFVLPHYGLGQMYIYGGDMENAAQCFEKVLKAHPGNYEAMKILGSLYANSKNQQKRDIAKSHLKKVTEHFPDDVEAWIELAQILEQSDLQGSLSAYGKVIVLMRNQVNNYIPPEILNNVAALNFRLQNMDEARSKLEESLSLSKKMVEADPQYYNSIAVTTTFNLARIFEAQCQFQKAETFYKDILKEHPNYIDCYLRLGCMARDRNQIYEASDWFKEALRIDNEHPDAWSLLGNLHLAKMEWGPGQKKFERVLKNPSTLNDSYSLIALGNVWLQTLHQPTRNKEQEKRHQDLALQFFTKVLKNDPKNIWAANGIGCVMAHKQYINEARDIFAQVREATADFCDVWLNIAHIYIEQKQYISAIQMYENCIKKFFKHDNVEILQYLGRAYFKAGKLKEAKKVFLKARRVAPQDLVIIYNIAFVLQKLSAQTLKDGKSNLKDVLKAVHELGLSHKYFQYLAVNGDRMRYDVNLADFEAKQCQDLLSQAQYHVARARKMDHDEREMRRKQEEERESLRVKQIEEQTKALQKQEEQRKEMLLKRQEYREKTKNALVFDHVLEKPKGKGKRRENYCSDSGGSIASEPGRNRSPRPLKSKKSRKSGSTGGEKEKKKRGASKRTRDSVASGGSGASVKIKGRSSTSNKKGPMLSSKQKLRVVSKATISTSEDDSSDDEAKKRISGHSSKNARSRSSSESSSRSSSRKSRRPSRSRSGSRRSRSKSTSVSRSYSRSRSHSGSKSRSRSCSHSDSRSRSGSRSPSSGHSRSNSRSRSLSESGTKSSSQSRSQSKSVSRSPARSKSGSRSASNSPAHSGSRSASNSHSKSGSRSPSRSRSRSGSRSDSAT from the exons ATGGTCAACCCAATCGAAATACCGCTTAAGGACTCAGACGAG gttATTGAAATACAACTTGACAAATTGCCAGAGTATGATGAAGTACTTGGCATTTTAAAGTCTGAACGTTCAAATTTACATATATGGGTCAATTTAGCA TTGGAGTATTACAAAAGAGGCAACTCAGCTGCTTTGGTTAAGTTGCTGGAGTCTTCGCGTAGTAATGCCAGTTTAGAATATAAGGATAGCGATAAGGATCAAATGAGAGCTCTAGACATGTTAGCAGCATACTATGTGCAATCAGCTAATCGAGAAAAAAGTAAAGATAAACGCCGTGAACTTTTTGCAAAGGCTACACAACTTTATACAACAgcagataaaattattatgtacgataCG AATCATTTGTTGGGTCGTgcttttttttgcttattaGAAGGTGATAAAATTGATCAAGCAGATGCTCAgttcaattttgtattgaatCAATCATCTAATAATATACCAGCTCAATTAGGCAAAGCTTGTATTGCATTCAACAGAAAGGACTTCAGAGGAGCTctagcatattataaaaaagtattacgCTCTAATCCCCAATGTCCTGCTGACGTTCGACTGGGCATGGCACATTGTTTTTTGAAACTAGGAAATGCAGAAAAAGCTCGATTAGCATTTGAACGTGCCATACAGTTAGACTCCAAGTGTGTTGGTGCATTAGTGGGTCTTGCCATCCTGAAGTTGAATGGTGAAAATCCTGGTGACATTAAGTTGGGTGTAAATATGTTGTCCAAAGCATATACTATTGATACAACCAACCCAATGGTGTTAAATCATTTGTCCAATcactttttctttaaaaaagaTTATACCAAGTATGAATTACTTGCTAGACATGCCTTACAAAACACAGAGAATGAAGCTATGAGAGCTGAAAGTTGCTATCAGATGGCTAGAGCTTTTCATGTGCAG aataattatgaCCAAGCATTTCAATATTACTATCAAGCAACCCAGTTTGCACCGGTTACATTTGTACTCCCACATTATGGCCTTggtcaaatgtatatttatggaGGCGATatggaaaat gcaGCTCAGTGCTTTGAAAAAGTGCTTAAAGCTCATCCAGGAAATTATGAGGCAATGAAAATTCTTGGTTCATTGTATGCCAATTCAAAAAATCAACAGAAACGAGATATTGCAAAaagtcatttaaaaaaa GTAACAGAACATTTTCCAGATGATGTAGAAGCTTGGATAGAATTAGCTCAAATATTAGAGCAATCAGATTTACAAGGATCATTATCTGCATATGGTAAAGTTATAGTTTTAATGCGCAACCAAGTTAATAATTACATTCCACCTGAAATACTGAATAATGTGGCTGCGTTAAATTTTAG acttCAAAATATGGATGAAGCTCGTTCTAAACTTGAAGAATCTTTGAGTTTATCAAAGAAAATGGTTGAAGCTGATCCACAGTATTATAACTCTATTGCTGTTACAACTACATTCAATTTAGCAAGAATTTTTGAAGCGCAATGCCAGTTTCAGAAGGCAGAAACATTTTACAAAGACATTCTCAAGGAGCATcctaattatattgatt GTTATTTACGCTTGGGTTGTATGGCTAGAGATCGTAACCAAATTTATGAAGCTTCTGATTGGTTTAAAGAAGCATTGCGTATAGACAATGAACATCCTGATGCCTGGTCACTACTTGGAAACTTGCATTTAGCCAAAATGGAATGGGGTCCTGggcaaaaaaaatttgaacgtgTGCTGAAG AATCCATCAACATTAAATGATTCATACTCATTAATTGCTCTGGGAAATGTTTGGTTGCAAACTCTACATCAACCAACTAGAAATAAAGAACAGGAAAAACGACATCAAGATTTGGCATTACAGTTTTTTACTAAAGTATTGAAAAATGATCCAAAAAACATTTGGGCAGCTAATGGAATTG GTTGTGTTATGGCACATAAGCAATATATAAATGAGGCAAGAGATATATTTGCTCAAGTAAGAGAAGCTACTGCTGATTTTTGTGACGTCTGGTTAAATATTGCACATATATACATCGAACAAAAACAGTATATTAGTGCTATTCAAATG tatgaaaattgtataaagaAGTTTTTCAAACATGATAATGTTGAAATACTTCAATATCTTGGACGTGCATACTTCAAAGCAGGAAAGTTGAAAGAAGCAAAAAAAGTGTTTTTGAAA GCTCGAAGGGTTGCTCCACAggatttagttataatttacaatattgctTTTGTCCTACAAAAACTATCAGCTCAAACACTGAAAGATGGAAAATCAAACTTGAAAGATGTACTGAAAGCTGTACATGAACTTGGATTATCACATAA ATATTTCCAATATTTGGCAGTAAATGGTGACCGTATGAGATATGATGTTAATTTGGCTGATTTTGAAGCTAAACAGTGTCAAGATTTACTATCTCAAGCCCAGTACCATGTAGCACGAGCACGTAAGATGGATCATGATGAACGTGAAATGCGTCGTAAACAGGAAGAGGAACGAGAATCATTGCGTGTCAAACAGATTGAAGAGCAGACTAAAGCATTACAAAAACAAGAAGAACAAAGAAAAGAAATGTTGTTAAAACGCCAAGAATATAGAGAAAAAACAAAGAATGCGCTAGTGTTTGACCACGTTTTAGAAAAACCTAAGGGTAAAGGGAAACGTCGTGAAAACTATTGCTCGGATTCTGGTGGAAGTATTGCATCTGAACCAGGTCGTAATAGAAGTCCTAGGCCTTTAAAGTctaaaaaatcaagaaaaag tGGTAGTACTGGTGgtgaaaaagaaaagaaaaaaagaggAGCATCTAAACGGACGAGAGATAGTGTTGCATCAGGAGGATCTGGTGCAAGTGTTAAAATTAAAGGGCGTTCA TCTACAAGTAATAAGAAGGGACCGATGTTATCATCTAAACAGAAACTTAGAGTTGTATCCAAAGCAACTATATCTACTAGTGAGGATGATAGTAGTGACGATGAAGCAAAAAAACGAATTTCTGGACA tagttCAAAGAATGCTAGATCACGTTCAAG ttccGAGTCTAGTTCACGTTCCAGTAGCCGTAAATCCAGAAGGCCATCAAGATCTCGGTCTGGTTCACGTAGGTCTAGATCAAAATCTACAAGTGTTTCCCGCAGTTATTCAAGATCTAGATCACATTCGGGTAGTAAATCTCGATCTCGAAGCTGTTCACATTCTGACAGTCGATCTCGTTCGGGAAGTCGTTCGCCTTCAAGTGGTCATTCAAGATCTAATAGCCGATCTAGGTCTCTCTCAGAATCTGGTACCAAATCCAGCTCACAATCTCGTAGTCAATCTAAGTCAGTATCAAGATCACCAGCCCGATCAAAATCTGGTAGTCGTTCTGCTTCTAATTCACCAGCTCATTCAGGAAGTAGATCTGCATCCAATTCGCACTCCAAATCTGGCAGCAGATCTCCTTCTAGATCTAg gagCAGATCAGGTTCTAGATCCGACTCAGCTACATAA
- the LOC100161197 gene encoding RNA polymerase-associated protein CTR9 homolog isoform X2 gives MVNPIEIPLKDSDEVIEIQLDKLPEYDEVLGILKSERSNLHIWVNLALEYYKRGNSAALVKLLESSRSNASLEYKDSDKDQMRALDMLAAYYVQSANREKSKDKRRELFAKATQLYTTADKIIMYDTNHLLGRAFFCLLEGDKIDQADAQFNFVLNQSSNNIPAQLGKACIAFNRKDFRGALAYYKKVLRSNPQCPADVRLGMAHCFLKLGNAEKARLAFERAIQLDSKCVGALVGLAILKLNGENPGDIKLGVNMLSKAYTIDTTNPMVLNHLSNHFFFKKDYTKYELLARHALQNTENEAMRAESCYQMARAFHVQNNYDQAFQYYYQATQFAPVTFVLPHYGLGQMYIYGGDMENAAQCFEKVLKAHPGNYEAMKILGSLYANSKNQQKRDIAKSHLKKVTEHFPDDVEAWIELAQILEQSDLQGSLSAYGKVIVLMRNQVNNYIPPEILNNVAALNFRLQNMDEARSKLEESLSLSKKMVEADPQYYNSIAVTTTFNLARIFEAQCQFQKAETFYKDILKEHPNYIDCYLRLGCMARDRNQIYEASDWFKEALRIDNEHPDAWSLLGNLHLAKMEWGPGQKKFERVLKNPSTLNDSYSLIALGNVWLQTLHQPTRNKEQEKRHQDLALQFFTKVLKNDPKNIWAANGIGCVMAHKQYINEARDIFAQVREATADFCDVWLNIAHIYIEQKQYISAIQMYENCIKKFFKHDNVEILQYLGRAYFKAGKLKEAKKVFLKARRVAPQDLVIIYNIAFVLQKLSAQTLKDGKSNLKDVLKAVHELGLSHKYFQYLAVNGDRMRYDVNLADFEAKQCQDLLSQAQYHVARARKMDHDEREMRRKQEEERESLRVKQIEEQTKALQKQEEQRKEMLLKRQEYREKTKNALVFDHVLEKPKGKGKRRENYCSDSGGSIASEPGRNRSPRPLKSKKSRKSGSTGGEKEKKKRGASKRTRDSVASGGSGASVKIKGRSSTSNKKGPMLSSKQKLRVVSKATISTSEDDSSDDEAKKRISGHSKNARSRSSSESSSRSSSRKSRRPSRSRSGSRRSRSKSTSVSRSYSRSRSHSGSKSRSRSCSHSDSRSRSGSRSPSSGHSRSNSRSRSLSESGTKSSSQSRSQSKSVSRSPARSKSGSRSASNSPAHSGSRSASNSHSKSGSRSPSRSRSRSGSRSDSAT, from the exons ATGGTCAACCCAATCGAAATACCGCTTAAGGACTCAGACGAG gttATTGAAATACAACTTGACAAATTGCCAGAGTATGATGAAGTACTTGGCATTTTAAAGTCTGAACGTTCAAATTTACATATATGGGTCAATTTAGCA TTGGAGTATTACAAAAGAGGCAACTCAGCTGCTTTGGTTAAGTTGCTGGAGTCTTCGCGTAGTAATGCCAGTTTAGAATATAAGGATAGCGATAAGGATCAAATGAGAGCTCTAGACATGTTAGCAGCATACTATGTGCAATCAGCTAATCGAGAAAAAAGTAAAGATAAACGCCGTGAACTTTTTGCAAAGGCTACACAACTTTATACAACAgcagataaaattattatgtacgataCG AATCATTTGTTGGGTCGTgcttttttttgcttattaGAAGGTGATAAAATTGATCAAGCAGATGCTCAgttcaattttgtattgaatCAATCATCTAATAATATACCAGCTCAATTAGGCAAAGCTTGTATTGCATTCAACAGAAAGGACTTCAGAGGAGCTctagcatattataaaaaagtattacgCTCTAATCCCCAATGTCCTGCTGACGTTCGACTGGGCATGGCACATTGTTTTTTGAAACTAGGAAATGCAGAAAAAGCTCGATTAGCATTTGAACGTGCCATACAGTTAGACTCCAAGTGTGTTGGTGCATTAGTGGGTCTTGCCATCCTGAAGTTGAATGGTGAAAATCCTGGTGACATTAAGTTGGGTGTAAATATGTTGTCCAAAGCATATACTATTGATACAACCAACCCAATGGTGTTAAATCATTTGTCCAATcactttttctttaaaaaagaTTATACCAAGTATGAATTACTTGCTAGACATGCCTTACAAAACACAGAGAATGAAGCTATGAGAGCTGAAAGTTGCTATCAGATGGCTAGAGCTTTTCATGTGCAG aataattatgaCCAAGCATTTCAATATTACTATCAAGCAACCCAGTTTGCACCGGTTACATTTGTACTCCCACATTATGGCCTTggtcaaatgtatatttatggaGGCGATatggaaaat gcaGCTCAGTGCTTTGAAAAAGTGCTTAAAGCTCATCCAGGAAATTATGAGGCAATGAAAATTCTTGGTTCATTGTATGCCAATTCAAAAAATCAACAGAAACGAGATATTGCAAAaagtcatttaaaaaaa GTAACAGAACATTTTCCAGATGATGTAGAAGCTTGGATAGAATTAGCTCAAATATTAGAGCAATCAGATTTACAAGGATCATTATCTGCATATGGTAAAGTTATAGTTTTAATGCGCAACCAAGTTAATAATTACATTCCACCTGAAATACTGAATAATGTGGCTGCGTTAAATTTTAG acttCAAAATATGGATGAAGCTCGTTCTAAACTTGAAGAATCTTTGAGTTTATCAAAGAAAATGGTTGAAGCTGATCCACAGTATTATAACTCTATTGCTGTTACAACTACATTCAATTTAGCAAGAATTTTTGAAGCGCAATGCCAGTTTCAGAAGGCAGAAACATTTTACAAAGACATTCTCAAGGAGCATcctaattatattgatt GTTATTTACGCTTGGGTTGTATGGCTAGAGATCGTAACCAAATTTATGAAGCTTCTGATTGGTTTAAAGAAGCATTGCGTATAGACAATGAACATCCTGATGCCTGGTCACTACTTGGAAACTTGCATTTAGCCAAAATGGAATGGGGTCCTGggcaaaaaaaatttgaacgtgTGCTGAAG AATCCATCAACATTAAATGATTCATACTCATTAATTGCTCTGGGAAATGTTTGGTTGCAAACTCTACATCAACCAACTAGAAATAAAGAACAGGAAAAACGACATCAAGATTTGGCATTACAGTTTTTTACTAAAGTATTGAAAAATGATCCAAAAAACATTTGGGCAGCTAATGGAATTG GTTGTGTTATGGCACATAAGCAATATATAAATGAGGCAAGAGATATATTTGCTCAAGTAAGAGAAGCTACTGCTGATTTTTGTGACGTCTGGTTAAATATTGCACATATATACATCGAACAAAAACAGTATATTAGTGCTATTCAAATG tatgaaaattgtataaagaAGTTTTTCAAACATGATAATGTTGAAATACTTCAATATCTTGGACGTGCATACTTCAAAGCAGGAAAGTTGAAAGAAGCAAAAAAAGTGTTTTTGAAA GCTCGAAGGGTTGCTCCACAggatttagttataatttacaatattgctTTTGTCCTACAAAAACTATCAGCTCAAACACTGAAAGATGGAAAATCAAACTTGAAAGATGTACTGAAAGCTGTACATGAACTTGGATTATCACATAA ATATTTCCAATATTTGGCAGTAAATGGTGACCGTATGAGATATGATGTTAATTTGGCTGATTTTGAAGCTAAACAGTGTCAAGATTTACTATCTCAAGCCCAGTACCATGTAGCACGAGCACGTAAGATGGATCATGATGAACGTGAAATGCGTCGTAAACAGGAAGAGGAACGAGAATCATTGCGTGTCAAACAGATTGAAGAGCAGACTAAAGCATTACAAAAACAAGAAGAACAAAGAAAAGAAATGTTGTTAAAACGCCAAGAATATAGAGAAAAAACAAAGAATGCGCTAGTGTTTGACCACGTTTTAGAAAAACCTAAGGGTAAAGGGAAACGTCGTGAAAACTATTGCTCGGATTCTGGTGGAAGTATTGCATCTGAACCAGGTCGTAATAGAAGTCCTAGGCCTTTAAAGTctaaaaaatcaagaaaaag tGGTAGTACTGGTGgtgaaaaagaaaagaaaaaaagaggAGCATCTAAACGGACGAGAGATAGTGTTGCATCAGGAGGATCTGGTGCAAGTGTTAAAATTAAAGGGCGTTCA TCTACAAGTAATAAGAAGGGACCGATGTTATCATCTAAACAGAAACTTAGAGTTGTATCCAAAGCAACTATATCTACTAGTGAGGATGATAGTAGTGACGATGAAGCAAAAAAACGAATTTCTGGACA ttCAAAGAATGCTAGATCACGTTCAAG ttccGAGTCTAGTTCACGTTCCAGTAGCCGTAAATCCAGAAGGCCATCAAGATCTCGGTCTGGTTCACGTAGGTCTAGATCAAAATCTACAAGTGTTTCCCGCAGTTATTCAAGATCTAGATCACATTCGGGTAGTAAATCTCGATCTCGAAGCTGTTCACATTCTGACAGTCGATCTCGTTCGGGAAGTCGTTCGCCTTCAAGTGGTCATTCAAGATCTAATAGCCGATCTAGGTCTCTCTCAGAATCTGGTACCAAATCCAGCTCACAATCTCGTAGTCAATCTAAGTCAGTATCAAGATCACCAGCCCGATCAAAATCTGGTAGTCGTTCTGCTTCTAATTCACCAGCTCATTCAGGAAGTAGATCTGCATCCAATTCGCACTCCAAATCTGGCAGCAGATCTCCTTCTAGATCTAg gagCAGATCAGGTTCTAGATCCGACTCAGCTACATAA